One Vibrio neonatus genomic window carries:
- a CDS encoding RidA family protein — MIERQQTKQRMSRIVKHNGTIYLCGQVCADATKGITEQTQTMLDKVEELLLEAGSDKEHMLSATIYIKDMQDFQEMNAVWDAWVPEGHAPARACVTADMAREALLVEISVIAAEK; from the coding sequence ATGATTGAACGTCAACAAACCAAACAACGAATGAGCCGTATTGTTAAGCACAACGGAACGATTTACCTATGTGGTCAGGTGTGTGCCGATGCCACTAAAGGCATTACTGAGCAAACCCAAACTATGCTGGATAAAGTAGAAGAATTGCTACTCGAAGCGGGCAGTGATAAAGAGCATATGCTGTCTGCCACCATCTACATCAAAGACATGCAAGATTTCCAAGAAATGAATGCCGTTTGGGATGCTTGGGTACCAGAAGGTCATGCACCGGCACGAGCGTGTGTCACTGCTGATATGGCTCGTGAAGCTCTGTTAGTTGAAATCTCAGTGATTGCTGCAGAAAAATAA
- a CDS encoding PilN domain-containing protein — protein MINFLPWREQIARRKKWAFILRLTLLPLLVLVGALIGFGFAAQYQQQLRTDLQALTSEVTSAKRIHLEATSIAEQQNNWRERLLLAQSYHAQGERPLPIDILPHKPTMQGISLLSFVCQHSECAIEGMVQHIHQLSPFMDELASSPFLKYLQIEQLQPKTRDDRQSSTLFLISFQLVNEAL, from the coding sequence ATGATTAATTTTCTTCCTTGGCGAGAGCAAATAGCGCGCCGTAAAAAGTGGGCTTTTATCTTACGTCTTACTTTGTTGCCCTTGTTAGTGTTAGTTGGCGCGCTGATAGGGTTTGGGTTTGCTGCGCAATACCAACAACAGCTACGCACTGATCTACAAGCATTAACCTCGGAAGTCACTTCTGCGAAGCGTATTCATCTTGAGGCGACTAGTATCGCTGAGCAGCAGAATAACTGGCGCGAACGCTTGCTGTTAGCGCAGAGTTATCATGCTCAAGGTGAACGTCCTTTACCTATCGATATTTTGCCGCATAAGCCAACCATGCAAGGCATCAGTTTATTGAGCTTTGTTTGCCAACACTCAGAATGCGCAATTGAAGGAATGGTTCAGCATATCCATCAACTCAGCCCTTTTATGGATGAGTTAGCCTCGTCCCCTTTCTTAAAGTATCTACAGATTGAACAACTGCAGCCAAAGACCCGCGATGATAGGCAAAGTAGCACTCTATTTTTGATCTCATTTCAATTGGTCAATGAAGCACTGTGA
- the oxyR gene encoding DNA-binding transcriptional regulator OxyR produces the protein MNIRDFEYLVSLAEHKHFRKAAEACFVSQPTLSGQIRKLEDELGTALLERSSRKVLFTDAGLLLVEQAKKVLAEIKQFTEMASAQGDSMHGPIHIGFIPTVGPYLMPLIVPKIKHDFPDLEMFLYEAQTHQLVSQLEEGKLDCLILAAVKETEPFNELDIYEEPLVLAVPENHRWGGLQQLDMQELQGSTVLSLGDGHCLRDQALGFCFASGAVEDQRFKATSLETLRNMVSAGSGITLLPELAVPQEKSKDGVSYIEAVNPQPCRKLVLAYRPGSPFKPRFEALAKYIATSLQES, from the coding sequence TTGAATATTAGAGATTTTGAATATTTAGTGTCTTTGGCCGAGCACAAACATTTTCGTAAGGCCGCTGAAGCCTGTTTTGTGAGTCAGCCGACGTTAAGTGGTCAAATTCGTAAACTTGAAGATGAATTAGGTACCGCTTTACTTGAAAGAAGCAGTCGTAAAGTGTTGTTTACCGATGCTGGACTGTTACTTGTCGAACAAGCCAAGAAGGTACTTGCTGAAATTAAGCAGTTTACTGAAATGGCCAGCGCACAGGGTGATTCAATGCATGGGCCGATACATATAGGCTTTATCCCTACGGTAGGCCCATACCTGATGCCGCTGATTGTACCTAAGATAAAACATGATTTTCCTGATTTGGAAATGTTCCTGTATGAAGCGCAAACGCATCAGCTGGTTTCACAATTGGAAGAGGGAAAACTGGATTGTCTTATTCTGGCCGCAGTAAAAGAAACCGAACCTTTTAATGAGTTAGATATTTATGAAGAACCATTAGTTCTGGCGGTTCCTGAAAATCATCGATGGGGCGGGTTACAACAACTGGATATGCAGGAGTTGCAAGGCAGTACCGTACTTTCTTTAGGGGATGGGCACTGTTTGCGAGATCAAGCACTAGGGTTTTGCTTTGCTTCTGGCGCAGTGGAAGATCAACGCTTTAAAGCAACCAGCTTGGAAACACTGAGAAATATGGTTTCTGCGGGCTCGGGTATTACTCTGTTACCAGAATTAGCTGTGCCACAGGAAAAATCCAAAGATGGCGTAAGCTATATTGAAGCGGTCAACCCTCAACCCTGTAGAAAATTGGTTTTGGCTTATCGACCGGGCTCACCATTCAAACCAAGGTTTGAGGCATTAGCAAAGTATATCGCCACTAGCTTGCAAGAGTCTTGA
- a CDS encoding penicillin-binding protein 1A, which translates to MKFIKITLVLALICIVLGLGTIFGFYYYLKPQLPDVATLKDVELQTPMQVYTHDGKLIAQFGEKRRIPLKLDQIPQELIDAVISTEDSRFYEHYGFDPIGITRAAVAVISTGSASQGASTITQQLARNFFLSNEKKVMRKIKEIFIAVHIEQLLSKQEILELYLNKIYLGHRSYGVGAAAQVYFGKSLQDLTLGELAVIAGLPKAPSTMNPIYSIDRATTRRNVVLGRMLAEQKITQQQFDDATAEDLLGETHGAQPQVRAPYVAEIARAWMVKKFGEGAAYTSGMRIYTTVDSKLQNAANIAAVTNLVNYDERHGYRGEEKVVWAANATAMDQPALEKYLRTQPSYGAMRPAVITNIEGKTAQVFIKSYGYQTIEWDGMSWARRYKTDKSQGPAPKSASDILEVGQQVWVRPTDIARALTPVETPVVDTKADTEQQPAEEPAPIVWRLSQIPSANTAMVSIEPTSGRITSLVGGFNFVHNKFNRATQSLRQVGSSIKPFIYSAAIDDGMTLATLINDAPINQWDESAGTAWRPKNSPPTYLGPTRLRIGLAQSKNVMAVRVLRAVGLDKTRDYLTRFGFAKENTPRSETIALGAGSLTPVQMAQGYSVFANGGYYVEPFYIERVENPYGEVRFQANPTVICKTHCDNTLVTDVTKHAQDHEMKLTELTNDKGETIQAEHTQPRYAPRVITPQTAFLVRELMYSNIWGGGNWSKGTGWNGTGFRAQTLKRRDIGGKTGTTNSSKDAWYSGFGPNVVAVTWVGFDNHNRNLGRTSKNANLGSKQASGGEAGAKTAQPAWIDFMRVALADKPIKRKHVPRHIIQARIDRSSSLLTQKADETSRFEYFLEGTAPTEYEPENTSNGFYGEDIFSSDSSDSEDGEDSGSLF; encoded by the coding sequence GTGAAGTTCATAAAGATTACATTAGTCCTTGCACTGATTTGCATCGTTCTTGGGCTAGGTACAATTTTTGGTTTTTACTATTATCTGAAGCCCCAATTGCCGGATGTGGCAACGCTGAAAGATGTTGAACTGCAAACACCAATGCAGGTGTACACACACGACGGTAAACTGATCGCCCAGTTTGGTGAGAAGCGTCGTATCCCTTTAAAACTTGATCAAATCCCTCAAGAACTGATTGATGCTGTTATCTCTACCGAAGATAGCCGCTTCTATGAGCACTATGGTTTTGACCCTATTGGTATTACTCGCGCCGCTGTCGCTGTAATCTCAACAGGTTCAGCCAGCCAAGGGGCAAGTACCATTACTCAGCAGTTAGCTCGAAACTTCTTCTTATCCAATGAGAAGAAAGTAATGCGTAAAATTAAAGAGATATTTATCGCCGTTCACATTGAGCAGTTATTAAGTAAACAAGAGATCCTCGAGTTATACCTTAATAAAATCTACCTAGGACATCGCTCCTATGGTGTAGGTGCCGCTGCCCAAGTTTACTTTGGTAAAAGTCTACAAGACCTTACGCTAGGTGAATTGGCAGTTATTGCCGGCCTACCAAAAGCGCCGTCAACCATGAACCCTATCTATTCTATCGATCGCGCCACCACGCGACGTAATGTGGTACTGGGCCGAATGCTTGCTGAGCAAAAAATCACTCAACAGCAATTTGATGATGCGACAGCAGAAGATCTGTTAGGTGAGACTCATGGCGCACAGCCACAAGTAAGAGCGCCATACGTGGCAGAAATCGCTCGTGCTTGGATGGTGAAAAAATTTGGTGAAGGAGCGGCTTATACCTCAGGTATGCGCATCTACACCACGGTAGATTCAAAACTGCAAAATGCAGCTAATATTGCGGCTGTCACTAACCTTGTGAACTACGACGAACGTCATGGTTACCGTGGTGAAGAGAAAGTCGTTTGGGCTGCCAATGCAACCGCTATGGATCAACCCGCTCTAGAGAAATACCTACGTACCCAACCAAGCTATGGTGCTATGCGCCCGGCAGTGATCACTAACATTGAGGGTAAAACGGCTCAAGTCTTCATTAAAAGTTATGGTTACCAAACTATAGAATGGGATGGCATGAGCTGGGCTCGTCGTTATAAAACCGATAAGAGCCAAGGTCCTGCACCGAAAAGCGCATCTGACATTCTAGAAGTTGGCCAGCAAGTTTGGGTTCGTCCAACGGACATAGCTCGCGCACTGACTCCTGTAGAAACGCCTGTCGTTGATACAAAAGCAGATACTGAGCAACAACCAGCAGAAGAACCAGCGCCGATTGTTTGGCGACTAAGCCAAATCCCAAGCGCGAATACGGCAATGGTTTCTATTGAACCAACCTCAGGACGTATTACCTCATTGGTTGGCGGGTTTAACTTTGTACACAACAAGTTCAACCGTGCTACTCAATCGTTACGTCAGGTAGGCTCAAGTATTAAACCATTTATCTATTCGGCTGCGATTGATGATGGCATGACTTTGGCAACCTTGATCAACGATGCCCCTATCAACCAATGGGATGAGAGTGCTGGCACTGCGTGGCGTCCTAAAAACTCACCACCGACTTATCTTGGTCCAACACGTCTTCGTATCGGGCTTGCTCAATCGAAAAACGTAATGGCGGTGCGTGTATTGCGTGCTGTGGGTCTGGATAAGACTCGTGATTATCTGACTCGCTTTGGCTTTGCTAAAGAGAACACGCCTCGCTCAGAAACCATCGCACTAGGTGCCGGTAGCTTGACGCCGGTGCAAATGGCGCAAGGTTATTCCGTGTTTGCCAACGGCGGTTACTATGTAGAACCTTTCTACATTGAACGTGTAGAAAACCCATATGGTGAAGTTCGTTTCCAAGCTAACCCAACGGTTATCTGTAAAACTCACTGTGACAACACCTTAGTAACTGACGTGACTAAACACGCTCAAGATCATGAAATGAAGCTAACAGAGCTAACCAATGACAAAGGTGAAACTATTCAGGCTGAGCATACTCAACCAAGATACGCACCAAGAGTGATTACCCCACAAACCGCTTTCTTAGTCAGAGAGTTGATGTACAGCAACATCTGGGGTGGTGGTAACTGGTCTAAAGGTACAGGCTGGAATGGCACAGGTTTCCGTGCGCAAACCCTAAAACGTCGTGATATTGGCGGTAAAACAGGTACCACTAACTCATCGAAAGATGCTTGGTACAGTGGCTTTGGTCCAAATGTTGTTGCCGTTACTTGGGTTGGTTTTGATAATCACAACCGCAACCTAGGACGTACTAGCAAAAACGCTAACCTAGGCTCTAAACAAGCCTCTGGCGGTGAAGCGGGGGCGAAAACAGCACAACCTGCGTGGATTGACTTTATGCGTGTGGCATTGGCTGATAAGCCAATTAAACGTAAGCATGTGCCTAGACACATCATTCAAGCACGTATTGATCGTAGTTCTAGCCTACTGACACAAAAAGCCGACGAAACATCTCGCTTTGAGTATTTCCTAGAAGGCACAGCGCCGACAGAATACGAACCTGAAAACACTAGCAATGGATTCTACGGCGAAGATATTTTCTCCAGTGACTCCTCTGATAGTGAGGATGGCGAAGATAGCGGAAGCTTATTCTAA
- the argH gene encoding argininosuccinate lyase, with protein sequence MALWGGRFTQAADTRFKQFNDSLRFDYRLAEQDIVGSIAWSKALHSVNVLTEEEQQKLELALNELKLEVMEDPEQILQSDAEDIHSWVEQQLIGKVGDLGKKLHTGRSRNDQVATDLKLWCRQQGNQLLIALDKLQTKMVSVAEQHQGTVLPGYTHLQRAQPVTFAHWCLAYVEMLERDYSRLSDAIKRLDTCPLGSGALAGTAYPMDREQLAHSLGFRRATRNSLDSVSDRDHVMELMSIASLSMLHLSRLAEDMIFYNSGESNFIELADTVTSGSSLMPQKKNPDALELIRGKCGRVYGSLAGMMMTVKALPLAYNKDMQEDKEGLFDALDTWNDCMEMAGLCFEGIKVNGERTLEAAKQGYANSTELADYLVAKGIPFREAHHIVGVAVVAAIAKGCALEELSIEELKQFSDVIEHDVYEILTIDSCLEKRSALGGVSPQQVAHAVEQAQQRLEQRDTSGVKVRAARLTDIDTLEGMVAYWAGLGENLPRSRSELIRDIGSFAVAEHLGEVTGCASLYVYDSGLAEIRSLGVEAGWQGQGQGTAVVQHLVERARQMAIKKVFVLTRTPEFFMKHHFIPTSKMLLPEKVLKDCEQCPRQHACDEVALELNLNEQIIATVNVA encoded by the coding sequence ATGGCATTATGGGGCGGTAGATTTACCCAAGCAGCAGACACTCGGTTTAAACAGTTCAACGATTCACTTCGCTTTGATTACCGATTGGCTGAGCAAGACATTGTTGGCTCGATCGCTTGGTCTAAGGCTCTGCATTCGGTCAATGTTCTAACAGAAGAAGAGCAACAGAAACTTGAGTTAGCACTTAACGAGCTAAAACTGGAAGTGATGGAGGATCCTGAACAGATCCTTCAATCTGATGCTGAAGATATCCACTCATGGGTAGAGCAACAGTTAATCGGCAAAGTCGGGGATCTGGGTAAGAAGCTACACACCGGTCGTTCACGTAACGATCAGGTAGCAACGGATCTTAAACTCTGGTGTCGTCAGCAAGGTAATCAACTGTTGATTGCTCTAGATAAACTGCAAACCAAAATGGTTTCTGTTGCTGAGCAACATCAAGGCACTGTATTGCCAGGCTACACGCACTTACAGCGTGCTCAGCCGGTAACTTTTGCACACTGGTGTCTTGCCTACGTTGAAATGCTAGAGCGTGACTACTCAAGACTGAGTGACGCAATCAAGCGTTTGGATACTTGTCCGCTAGGTTCTGGCGCATTGGCGGGTACGGCTTATCCAATGGATAGAGAGCAACTCGCGCATTCATTGGGCTTTCGTCGTGCAACCCGTAACAGTCTAGATTCTGTTTCTGATCGTGACCATGTTATGGAGCTGATGTCGATTGCATCACTGTCAATGTTGCATCTGTCTCGTCTGGCAGAAGATATGATCTTCTACAACTCAGGTGAGTCTAACTTCATTGAATTGGCTGACACTGTGACTTCAGGTTCTTCATTGATGCCACAGAAGAAAAACCCAGATGCACTAGAGTTGATTCGTGGTAAGTGTGGCCGTGTGTACGGTTCACTGGCGGGCATGATGATGACAGTTAAAGCATTGCCACTAGCGTACAACAAAGACATGCAAGAAGATAAGGAAGGTCTATTTGACGCCTTAGACACTTGGAATGATTGTATGGAAATGGCGGGTCTGTGTTTTGAAGGCATTAAAGTGAACGGTGAACGTACACTTGAAGCGGCGAAACAAGGCTATGCGAACTCTACTGAGCTTGCTGATTACCTAGTAGCGAAAGGCATTCCATTCCGTGAAGCGCACCATATTGTTGGGGTTGCGGTCGTGGCGGCCATTGCTAAAGGTTGCGCACTGGAAGAGTTGAGCATTGAAGAGCTGAAACAGTTCTCTGATGTTATTGAGCATGACGTGTATGAGATTCTGACCATAGATTCTTGTCTTGAGAAGCGTTCAGCACTGGGCGGTGTAAGCCCGCAACAGGTGGCGCATGCGGTTGAACAAGCACAGCAACGTTTAGAGCAAAGAGACACCTCTGGCGTTAAAGTTCGCGCTGCTCGCCTCACTGATATCGATACCTTAGAAGGTATGGTGGCTTACTGGGCTGGCTTAGGTGAAAACTTGCCGCGTAGCCGCAGTGAACTGATCCGTGATATTGGCTCTTTTGCGGTCGCAGAGCATCTTGGTGAAGTGACAGGTTGTGCTTCTCTGTATGTGTATGACTCAGGCTTAGCTGAAATTCGCTCTCTAGGTGTAGAGGCGGGTTGGCAGGGACAAGGTCAAGGCACAGCGGTTGTACAGCACTTGGTAGAACGAGCTCGTCAAATGGCGATTAAGAAAGTCTTTGTACTGACTAGAACGCCAGAGTTCTTTATGAAGCATCACTTCATTCCGACCTCAAAAATGCTACTACCAGAGAAAGTGCTAAAAGACTGTGAACAATGTCCACGTCAACACGCATGTGATGAAGTGGCATTGGAGCTGAACCTTAATGAGCAAATAATAGCTACGGTCAACGTCGCTTAA